The following proteins come from a genomic window of Mauremys mutica isolate MM-2020 ecotype Southern chromosome 7, ASM2049712v1, whole genome shotgun sequence:
- the RRP9 gene encoding U3 small nucleolar RNA-interacting protein 2 isoform X1, with protein MAASGAKKKQQQQQRAAAAGGAGRRRRKVPDAEEKSWQKAGSKLDEEISSDSDAESPTFGGKRKKDSEADEIEETAQEKKLRLAKLYLKQLRQQEEEKAEEEALEDDLVAGRLKEDVLEQKGKLQRLIAKDLQPPDTAAIRVLRGHQLPITCLVISPDDKCIFSAAKDCSIIKWDVESGKKLHVIPGGKKGTEAQHVGHTAHVLSMAISSDGKYLATGDRNKLIMIWEAVTCKHLYKFTGHRDAVTGLSFQKGTHQLYSASHDRSVKVWNVAENAYVETLFGHQDAITGLDSLSRECCVTSGGRDGTVRVWKIPEESQLVFYGHQGSIDCVQLINEEHMVSGADDGSVALWGLSKKKPLTTVRQAHSNHGAQGLEQPYWISSVATLLNSDVVATGASRCSHSSSVRLWKCGEGFRRLEPLFDIPLIGFVNSLKFSNAGDFLVVGVGQEHRLGRWWRIKEAKNSICIIPLQRMAADSAQPADGS; from the exons ATGGCGGCGTCGGGAGCGAagaaaaaacagcagcagcagcagcgagcggctgcggcggggggagccgggcgcaGGCGGCGCAAG GTCCCTGATGCAGAGGAGAAATCCTGGCAGAAAGCCGGCTCGAAGCTGGATGAGGAGATCTCCAGCGACTCCGATGCAGAGAG CCCTACATTTGGTGGGAAGCGGAAGAAGGACAGTGAGGCAGATGAGATTGAAGAGACAGCACAGGAGAAGAAGCTGAGATTAGCCAAACTTTACCTGAAGCAGCTTCGACAGCAGG AGGAGGAAAAGGCAGAAGAGGAGGCCTTGGAAGATGACTTGGTTGCTGGCCGACTGAAGGAAGATGTG CTTGAACAGAAGGGAAAACTGCAGCGACTGATCGCCAAAGAT TTGCAGCCTCCAGATACAGCAGCCATCCGAGTGCTGCGAGGTCACCAGCTGCCCATCACCTGCCTGGTCATCTCTCCAGATGACAAGTGCATCTTCTCAGCTGCCAAAGACTGCTCCATCATCAAAT GGGATGTGGAGAGCGGGAAGAAGTTGCACGTGATCCCTGGAGGGAAGAAGGGGACAGAGGCCCAGCACGTCGGCCACACAGCGCATGTTCTCTCCATGGCCATCTCGTCAGATGGCAAATACCTG GCCACAGGAGACAGGAACAAACTGATCATGATCTGGGAGGCTGTCACATGCAAGCACCTATATAAATTCACTGGCCATCGAGATGCTGTGACG GGTTTGTCGTTCCAGAAGGGCACTCACCAGCTGTACAGCGCCTCGCACGATCGCTCCGTCAAAGTCTGGAACGTGGCTGAGAACGCCTACGTGGAAACTCT GTTTGGGCACCAGGATGCAATCACGGGGCTGGACAGCCTGAGCCGGGAGTGCTGCGTCACATCAGGAGGGCGAGACGGCACCGTCCGGGTCTGGAAGATCCCTGAGGAGTCTCAGCTTGTGTTCTATGGGCACCA GGGCTCCATTGACTGCGTCCAGCTGATCAATGAGGAGCACATGGTGTCCGGTGCGGATGACGG GTCGGTCGCCCTTTGGGGACTTTCGAAGAAGAAGCCGCTCACGACGGTGAGGCAAGCGCACAGTAACCACGGCGCCCAGGGCCTGGAGCAGCCGTACTGGATCTCCTCGGTGGCCACCCTGCTGAACAGTGACGTTGTAGCCACAGGTGCCTCGCGCT GCTCGCACAGCTCCAGTGTGCGGCTGTGGAAGTGTGGCGAGGGATTCCGAAGGCTGGAGCCGCTCTTCGACATCCCCCTG aTCGGCTTTGTCAACAGCTTGAAGTTCTCGAATGCTGGGGATTTCCTGGTTGTTGGGGTTGGACAGGAACACAG GTTGGGCCGCTGGTGGCGAATTAAAGAAGCCAAGAACAGCATCTGCATCATCCCGCTGCAGAGGATGGCGGCTGACAGCGCACAGCCAGCTGACGGCTCCTAA
- the RRP9 gene encoding U3 small nucleolar RNA-interacting protein 2 isoform X2, with product MAASGAKKKQQQQQRAAAAGGAGRRRRKVPDAEEKSWQKAGSKLDEEISSDSDAESPTFGGKRKKDSEADEIEETAQEKKLRLAKLYLKQLRQQEEEKAEEEALEDDLVAGRLKEDVLEQKGKLQRLIAKDLQPPDTAAIRVLRGHQLPITCLVISPDDKCIFSAAKDCSIIKWDVESGKKLHVIPGGKKGTEAQHVGHTAHVLSMAISSDGKYLATGDRNKLIMIWEAVTCKHLYKFTGHRDAVTGLSFQKGTHQLYSASHDRSVKVWNVAENAYVETLFGHQDAITGLDSLSRECCVTSGGRDGTVRVWKIPEESQLVFYGHQGSIDCVQLINEEHMVSGADDGSVALWGLSKKKPLTTVRQAHSNHGAQGLEQPYWISSVATLLNSDVVATGSHSSSVRLWKCGEGFRRLEPLFDIPLIGFVNSLKFSNAGDFLVVGVGQEHRLGRWWRIKEAKNSICIIPLQRMAADSAQPADGS from the exons ATGGCGGCGTCGGGAGCGAagaaaaaacagcagcagcagcagcgagcggctgcggcggggggagccgggcgcaGGCGGCGCAAG GTCCCTGATGCAGAGGAGAAATCCTGGCAGAAAGCCGGCTCGAAGCTGGATGAGGAGATCTCCAGCGACTCCGATGCAGAGAG CCCTACATTTGGTGGGAAGCGGAAGAAGGACAGTGAGGCAGATGAGATTGAAGAGACAGCACAGGAGAAGAAGCTGAGATTAGCCAAACTTTACCTGAAGCAGCTTCGACAGCAGG AGGAGGAAAAGGCAGAAGAGGAGGCCTTGGAAGATGACTTGGTTGCTGGCCGACTGAAGGAAGATGTG CTTGAACAGAAGGGAAAACTGCAGCGACTGATCGCCAAAGAT TTGCAGCCTCCAGATACAGCAGCCATCCGAGTGCTGCGAGGTCACCAGCTGCCCATCACCTGCCTGGTCATCTCTCCAGATGACAAGTGCATCTTCTCAGCTGCCAAAGACTGCTCCATCATCAAAT GGGATGTGGAGAGCGGGAAGAAGTTGCACGTGATCCCTGGAGGGAAGAAGGGGACAGAGGCCCAGCACGTCGGCCACACAGCGCATGTTCTCTCCATGGCCATCTCGTCAGATGGCAAATACCTG GCCACAGGAGACAGGAACAAACTGATCATGATCTGGGAGGCTGTCACATGCAAGCACCTATATAAATTCACTGGCCATCGAGATGCTGTGACG GGTTTGTCGTTCCAGAAGGGCACTCACCAGCTGTACAGCGCCTCGCACGATCGCTCCGTCAAAGTCTGGAACGTGGCTGAGAACGCCTACGTGGAAACTCT GTTTGGGCACCAGGATGCAATCACGGGGCTGGACAGCCTGAGCCGGGAGTGCTGCGTCACATCAGGAGGGCGAGACGGCACCGTCCGGGTCTGGAAGATCCCTGAGGAGTCTCAGCTTGTGTTCTATGGGCACCA GGGCTCCATTGACTGCGTCCAGCTGATCAATGAGGAGCACATGGTGTCCGGTGCGGATGACGG GTCGGTCGCCCTTTGGGGACTTTCGAAGAAGAAGCCGCTCACGACGGTGAGGCAAGCGCACAGTAACCACGGCGCCCAGGGCCTGGAGCAGCCGTACTGGATCTCCTCGGTGGCCACCCTGCTGAACAGTGACGTTGTAGCCACAG GCTCGCACAGCTCCAGTGTGCGGCTGTGGAAGTGTGGCGAGGGATTCCGAAGGCTGGAGCCGCTCTTCGACATCCCCCTG aTCGGCTTTGTCAACAGCTTGAAGTTCTCGAATGCTGGGGATTTCCTGGTTGTTGGGGTTGGACAGGAACACAG GTTGGGCCGCTGGTGGCGAATTAAAGAAGCCAAGAACAGCATCTGCATCATCCCGCTGCAGAGGATGGCGGCTGACAGCGCACAGCCAGCTGACGGCTCCTAA